The Synchiropus splendidus isolate RoL2022-P1 chromosome 1, RoL_Sspl_1.0, whole genome shotgun sequence genome includes a window with the following:
- the rc3h2 gene encoding roquin-2 isoform X2, whose translation MPVQAAQWTEFLSCPICYNEFDSGSHKPISLGCSHTVCKTCLHKLHRKACPFDQTPISTDIDLLPVNCALLQLVGAQISVVQPVSLKTAAEVAHYEVCRVCVEELALYLKPINGTKGMASVSPSALSRPMQRKLVTLVNCQLVEEEGRVRAVRAGRSLGERTVTELILQHQNPQQLSANLWAAVRARGCQFLGPAMQEDALKLVLLALEDGSALSRKVLVLFVVQKLEARFPQASKTSIGHVVQLLYRASCFKVTKRDEDSSLMQLKEEFRTYEALRREHDAQIVHIAMEAGLRISPEQWSSLLYGDLVHKSHMQSIIDKSPESFAKSVQELTIVLQRTGDPANLASLRPHLELLANIDHNPDDIAPSWEELESVMLAVKLVVHGLVEFIQNFSKKSHDTPQPQTNSKYKTSMCRDLRLQGGCPRGTNCTFAHTQDELEKFRLRNKKSCSVGRTVPLVLGKTFALDSTLLNDLPAQTHNGTAESPESLAEEVSGRNHTHLISRAADIMEESKRTVPSRSIVSSTNSASEQFSPPRAPVSHSSTSPPSNTASRAEGGNHLSKHIPFIMRAQLPSQASELYFQENHATFDPGHYQPGSCSYYPSPLHPPHKHCMARFLRSSNVLESPLPPSLGPSTTLYPGDPQTPHPPTTSSAGYGPHPSRDRIGPHAFHHHPGQPSYAPPHGIYAPLYDTRRVWRPQLYHREDARSNSLPPEVLHSSVYQPPLRERFNSLDSNYCSSSEHRAGLHRDFGRVPLGYEDLFRRKQEQWAHHHHHHSASRPSQSSPIFTIDFGTEHVESGGGQCVGCRMRSDSHYSPWSCGTMGRRLSPFEPEAVTQTPPLACADQQEIDHNSSGGGTAVGKRWIHTLDHYRRLKEEDPIIPFSEGPIISKWGAISRASRTDYHTTDPVQATACQRSSSTTPVSFKDYNPHLEHNEYRWGSRGSDSSSHSSFLESEQLCVSKSLDRRTSVSSGEQILSDCPTHPRAYSQHQTSEQESCEPEPEHDIELDLCSMDLEDSDRAQDKTQECVNRTASHSQESLHLLPTPCSSPLLTSNMEDLHQTDGPSAEKMDSHLLKKMAFRKSLSPGALVSGSPGVSKLLLRTGPHRLGDSSPVSCPENQAELVLNRS comes from the exons ATGCCAGTGCAGGCGGCCCAGTGGACAGAGTTCTTGTCTTGTCCCATCTGCTATAATGAATTTGACAGTGGTAGCCACAAGCCCATCAGCCTGGGCTGCTCACACACCGTATGTAAGACTTGTCTGCACAAACTGCACAGGAAAGCATGTCCATTTGATCAAACCCCAATCAGCACGGACATCGACCTGCTGCCTGTTAACTGTGCGCTGTTGCAGCTGGTTGGGGCGCAA ATTTCAGTCGTGCAACCGGTGAGTCTGAAGACAGCAGCCGAAGTTGCGCACTATGAGGTGTGCAGGGTGTGTGTCGAAGAGCTGGCTCTGTACCTTAAACCCATCAATGGCACCAAGG GCATGGCGTCAGTAAGTCCAAGTGCGCTGAGTCGGCCCATGCAGAGGAAGCTTGTGACTCTGGTGAACTGccagctggtggaggaggagggtcgTGTGCGGGCAGTGCGTGCAGGTCGCTCGCTGGGCGAACGGACTGTCACTGAGCTAATCCTGCAACATCAGAACCCCCAGCAGCTCTCTGCTAACCTCTGGGCTGCAGTGAGGGCTCGGGGTTGCCAGTTTCTTGGTCCCG CTATGCAGGAAGATGCACTGAAGTTGGTTCTACTTGCTCTAGAAGATGGCTCGGCTCTTTCCAGAAaagtgcttgttttgtttgtggtcCAAAAGTTAGAGGCTCGATTCCCACAGGCCTCAAAAACCAGCATTGGCCATGTGGTGCAGCTCCTGTACAGAGCCTCCTGCTTCAAG GTGACAAAGAGAGACGAAGACTCCTCTCTGATGCAGCTTAAGGAAGAATTTCGGACGTACGAGGCTCTCAGGAGAGAACATGACGCTCAGATTGTCCACATTGCCATGGAAGCTGGTCTTCGGATTTCACCTGAGCAATGGTCATCTCTGCTGTATGGAGACTTGGTCCATAAGTCCCACATGCAGTCCATCATAGACAAG TCTCCAGAGTCATTTGCGAAAAGTGTTCAGGAGTTGACGATCGTTCTGCAGAGGACTGGGGACCCTGCCAACCTGGCGAGTCTCAGACCTCACTTGGAGCTTCTGGCCAACATTGACCACAACCCCG ATGACATAGCACCATCCTGGGAGGAGCTGGAAAGTGTGATGTTGGCCGTGAAGCTGGTGGTGCACGGGCTTGTGGAGTTTATCCAGAACTTCAGCAAAAAAAGTCATGACACTCCACAG CCACAGACCAACAGCAAGTACAAGACCAGCATGTGCAGAGACCTTCGTCTGCAGGGAGGATGTCCAAGAGGGACCAACTGCACGTTTGCACACACGCAGGATGAGCTAGAGAA ATTCAGATTACGGAACAAGAAGAGCTGCAGTGTTGGTCGAACTGTCCCGTTAGTTTTGGGCAAAACCTTTGCTCTAGACAGCACGCTACTCAATGACCTGCCAGCACAGACCCATAATGGTACTGCAGAGAGTCCTGAGTCGCTGGCGGAGGAAGTATCTGGTCGAAATCACACGCATCTGATCTCCAGAGCTGCTGACATAATGGAGGAAAGTAAAAGAACAGTGCCAAGCAGATCAATCGTCTCTTCCACCAACAGTGCCTCGGAGCA GTTTTCTCCTCCCAGAGCTCCTGTCAGCCATTCATCGACGTCGCCTCCATCAAACACCGCCAGTCGGGCTGAAGGTGGAAATCATCTGTCCAAACATATTCCCTTTATAATGCGTGCACAACTTCCATCTCAGGCATCAGAACTTTATTTCCAGGAGAACCATGCGACGTTTGATCCGGGACACTATCAGCCTGGCT CTTGCTCCTACTACCCTTCTCCTCTCCATCCACCTCACAAACACTGCATGGCTCGGTTCCTCAGATCCTCCAACGTGCTTGAATCCCCGCTACCTCCTTCCCTTGGCCCTAGTACTACTCTTTACCCAGGTGATCCCCAAACGCCACATCCACCGACCACATCATCTGCTGGATATGGACCACATCCATCCAGAGATCGGATTGGACCCCATGCCTTTCACCATCATCCTGGTCAGCCATCGTATGCCCCTCCACATGGTATTTACGCACCTCTCTATGACACCAGGAGAGTATGGAGGCCACAG TTGTACCACAGAGAAGATGCTCGTAGTAATTCTCTGCCTCCAGAGGTTTTACATTCCTCTGTCTATCAGCCACCGCTCAGGGAGAGATTCAACTCTCTAGATAGCAACTACTGCTCCAGTTCTGAACACCGTGCAGGACTACACAGA GACTTTGGCCGGGTCCCACTGGGCTATGAGGATCTGTTCAGAAGGAAACAGGAGCAGTGGGcgcatcatcaccaccatcacagTGCCAGTAGACCTTCACAGTCCTCCCCAATATTCACCATTGATTTTGGAACTGAG CATGTGGAGAGTGGAGGAGGCCAGTGTGTGGGGTGCAGGATGCGAAGCGACTCTCACTATTCTCCTTGGTCCTGTGGCACCATGGGCCGTCGTCTCAGCCCATTTGAACCTGAAGCAGTTACGCAAACACCCCCTCTTGCCTGTGCCGACCAACAG GAAATAGACCATAACAGTAGCGGAGGTGGTACTGCTGTTGGAAAGCGATGGATCCACACGTTAGATCACTACCGGCGTTTAAAAGAGGAAGACCCAATTATTCCCTTCAGTGAGGGACCCATTATCTCCAAATGGGGGGCCATATCAAGGGCTTCTCGGACGGACTACCACACCACGGATCCTGTCCAAGCCACAGCTTGCCAGCGAAGCTCCAGCACCACACCAGTCAGCTTTAAAG ATTACAACCCACACCTGGAACACAATGAGTACAGGTGGGGCTCCAGAGGATCAGACTCATCCAGCCACTCCAGTTTCCTTGAGAG TGAGCAGCTTTGTGTGTCCAAGTCGCTGGATCGTCGCACATCTGTTAGCAGTGGGGAACAAATCCTGTCCGACTGTCCGACGCATCCAAGAGCGTACAGCCAGCACCAAACCTCCGAACAAGAGTCGTGTGAACCAGAACCTGAACATGACATTGAACTTGATCTCTGCTCCATGGATTTGGAGGACTCGGACCGGGCACAAGACAAGACTCAG
- the rc3h2 gene encoding roquin-2 isoform X1, with protein sequence MPVQAAQWTEFLSCPICYNEFDSGSHKPISLGCSHTVCKTCLHKLHRKACPFDQTPISTDIDLLPVNCALLQLVGAQISVVQPVSLKTAAEVAHYEVCRVCVEELALYLKPINGTKGMASVSPSALSRPMQRKLVTLVNCQLVEEEGRVRAVRAGRSLGERTVTELILQHQNPQQLSANLWAAVRARGCQFLGPAMQEDALKLVLLALEDGSALSRKVLVLFVVQKLEARFPQASKTSIGHVVQLLYRASCFKVTKRDEDSSLMQLKEEFRTYEALRREHDAQIVHIAMEAGLRISPEQWSSLLYGDLVHKSHMQSIIDKLQSPESFAKSVQELTIVLQRTGDPANLASLRPHLELLANIDHNPDDIAPSWEELESVMLAVKLVVHGLVEFIQNFSKKSHDTPQPQTNSKYKTSMCRDLRLQGGCPRGTNCTFAHTQDELEKFRLRNKKSCSVGRTVPLVLGKTFALDSTLLNDLPAQTHNGTAESPESLAEEVSGRNHTHLISRAADIMEESKRTVPSRSIVSSTNSASEQFSPPRAPVSHSSTSPPSNTASRAEGGNHLSKHIPFIMRAQLPSQASELYFQENHATFDPGHYQPGSCSYYPSPLHPPHKHCMARFLRSSNVLESPLPPSLGPSTTLYPGDPQTPHPPTTSSAGYGPHPSRDRIGPHAFHHHPGQPSYAPPHGIYAPLYDTRRVWRPQLYHREDARSNSLPPEVLHSSVYQPPLRERFNSLDSNYCSSSEHRAGLHRDFGRVPLGYEDLFRRKQEQWAHHHHHHSASRPSQSSPIFTIDFGTEHVESGGGQCVGCRMRSDSHYSPWSCGTMGRRLSPFEPEAVTQTPPLACADQQEIDHNSSGGGTAVGKRWIHTLDHYRRLKEEDPIIPFSEGPIISKWGAISRASRTDYHTTDPVQATACQRSSSTTPVSFKDYNPHLEHNEYRWGSRGSDSSSHSSFLESEQLCVSKSLDRRTSVSSGEQILSDCPTHPRAYSQHQTSEQESCEPEPEHDIELDLCSMDLEDSDRAQDKTQECVNRTASHSQESLHLLPTPCSSPLLTSNMEDLHQTDGPSAEKMDSHLLKKMAFRKSLSPGALVSGSPGVSKLLLRTGPHRLGDSSPVSCPENQAELVLNRS encoded by the exons ATGCCAGTGCAGGCGGCCCAGTGGACAGAGTTCTTGTCTTGTCCCATCTGCTATAATGAATTTGACAGTGGTAGCCACAAGCCCATCAGCCTGGGCTGCTCACACACCGTATGTAAGACTTGTCTGCACAAACTGCACAGGAAAGCATGTCCATTTGATCAAACCCCAATCAGCACGGACATCGACCTGCTGCCTGTTAACTGTGCGCTGTTGCAGCTGGTTGGGGCGCAA ATTTCAGTCGTGCAACCGGTGAGTCTGAAGACAGCAGCCGAAGTTGCGCACTATGAGGTGTGCAGGGTGTGTGTCGAAGAGCTGGCTCTGTACCTTAAACCCATCAATGGCACCAAGG GCATGGCGTCAGTAAGTCCAAGTGCGCTGAGTCGGCCCATGCAGAGGAAGCTTGTGACTCTGGTGAACTGccagctggtggaggaggagggtcgTGTGCGGGCAGTGCGTGCAGGTCGCTCGCTGGGCGAACGGACTGTCACTGAGCTAATCCTGCAACATCAGAACCCCCAGCAGCTCTCTGCTAACCTCTGGGCTGCAGTGAGGGCTCGGGGTTGCCAGTTTCTTGGTCCCG CTATGCAGGAAGATGCACTGAAGTTGGTTCTACTTGCTCTAGAAGATGGCTCGGCTCTTTCCAGAAaagtgcttgttttgtttgtggtcCAAAAGTTAGAGGCTCGATTCCCACAGGCCTCAAAAACCAGCATTGGCCATGTGGTGCAGCTCCTGTACAGAGCCTCCTGCTTCAAG GTGACAAAGAGAGACGAAGACTCCTCTCTGATGCAGCTTAAGGAAGAATTTCGGACGTACGAGGCTCTCAGGAGAGAACATGACGCTCAGATTGTCCACATTGCCATGGAAGCTGGTCTTCGGATTTCACCTGAGCAATGGTCATCTCTGCTGTATGGAGACTTGGTCCATAAGTCCCACATGCAGTCCATCATAGACAAG TTGCAGTCTCCAGAGTCATTTGCGAAAAGTGTTCAGGAGTTGACGATCGTTCTGCAGAGGACTGGGGACCCTGCCAACCTGGCGAGTCTCAGACCTCACTTGGAGCTTCTGGCCAACATTGACCACAACCCCG ATGACATAGCACCATCCTGGGAGGAGCTGGAAAGTGTGATGTTGGCCGTGAAGCTGGTGGTGCACGGGCTTGTGGAGTTTATCCAGAACTTCAGCAAAAAAAGTCATGACACTCCACAG CCACAGACCAACAGCAAGTACAAGACCAGCATGTGCAGAGACCTTCGTCTGCAGGGAGGATGTCCAAGAGGGACCAACTGCACGTTTGCACACACGCAGGATGAGCTAGAGAA ATTCAGATTACGGAACAAGAAGAGCTGCAGTGTTGGTCGAACTGTCCCGTTAGTTTTGGGCAAAACCTTTGCTCTAGACAGCACGCTACTCAATGACCTGCCAGCACAGACCCATAATGGTACTGCAGAGAGTCCTGAGTCGCTGGCGGAGGAAGTATCTGGTCGAAATCACACGCATCTGATCTCCAGAGCTGCTGACATAATGGAGGAAAGTAAAAGAACAGTGCCAAGCAGATCAATCGTCTCTTCCACCAACAGTGCCTCGGAGCA GTTTTCTCCTCCCAGAGCTCCTGTCAGCCATTCATCGACGTCGCCTCCATCAAACACCGCCAGTCGGGCTGAAGGTGGAAATCATCTGTCCAAACATATTCCCTTTATAATGCGTGCACAACTTCCATCTCAGGCATCAGAACTTTATTTCCAGGAGAACCATGCGACGTTTGATCCGGGACACTATCAGCCTGGCT CTTGCTCCTACTACCCTTCTCCTCTCCATCCACCTCACAAACACTGCATGGCTCGGTTCCTCAGATCCTCCAACGTGCTTGAATCCCCGCTACCTCCTTCCCTTGGCCCTAGTACTACTCTTTACCCAGGTGATCCCCAAACGCCACATCCACCGACCACATCATCTGCTGGATATGGACCACATCCATCCAGAGATCGGATTGGACCCCATGCCTTTCACCATCATCCTGGTCAGCCATCGTATGCCCCTCCACATGGTATTTACGCACCTCTCTATGACACCAGGAGAGTATGGAGGCCACAG TTGTACCACAGAGAAGATGCTCGTAGTAATTCTCTGCCTCCAGAGGTTTTACATTCCTCTGTCTATCAGCCACCGCTCAGGGAGAGATTCAACTCTCTAGATAGCAACTACTGCTCCAGTTCTGAACACCGTGCAGGACTACACAGA GACTTTGGCCGGGTCCCACTGGGCTATGAGGATCTGTTCAGAAGGAAACAGGAGCAGTGGGcgcatcatcaccaccatcacagTGCCAGTAGACCTTCACAGTCCTCCCCAATATTCACCATTGATTTTGGAACTGAG CATGTGGAGAGTGGAGGAGGCCAGTGTGTGGGGTGCAGGATGCGAAGCGACTCTCACTATTCTCCTTGGTCCTGTGGCACCATGGGCCGTCGTCTCAGCCCATTTGAACCTGAAGCAGTTACGCAAACACCCCCTCTTGCCTGTGCCGACCAACAG GAAATAGACCATAACAGTAGCGGAGGTGGTACTGCTGTTGGAAAGCGATGGATCCACACGTTAGATCACTACCGGCGTTTAAAAGAGGAAGACCCAATTATTCCCTTCAGTGAGGGACCCATTATCTCCAAATGGGGGGCCATATCAAGGGCTTCTCGGACGGACTACCACACCACGGATCCTGTCCAAGCCACAGCTTGCCAGCGAAGCTCCAGCACCACACCAGTCAGCTTTAAAG ATTACAACCCACACCTGGAACACAATGAGTACAGGTGGGGCTCCAGAGGATCAGACTCATCCAGCCACTCCAGTTTCCTTGAGAG TGAGCAGCTTTGTGTGTCCAAGTCGCTGGATCGTCGCACATCTGTTAGCAGTGGGGAACAAATCCTGTCCGACTGTCCGACGCATCCAAGAGCGTACAGCCAGCACCAAACCTCCGAACAAGAGTCGTGTGAACCAGAACCTGAACATGACATTGAACTTGATCTCTGCTCCATGGATTTGGAGGACTCGGACCGGGCACAAGACAAGACTCAG
- the rc3h2 gene encoding roquin-2 isoform X3 has protein sequence MPVQAAQWTEFLSCPICYNEFDSGSHKPISLGCSHTVCKTCLHKLHRKACPFDQTPISTDIDLLPVNCALLQLVGAQISVVQPVSLKTAAEVAHYEVCRVCVEELALYLKPINGTKGMASVSPSALSRPMQRKLVTLVNCQLVEEEGRVRAVRAGRSLGERTVTELILQHQNPQQLSANLWAAVRARGCQFLGPAMQEDALKLVLLALEDGSALSRKVLVLFVVQKLEARFPQASKTSIGHVVQLLYRASCFKVTKRDEDSSLMQLKEEFRTYEALRREHDAQIVHIAMEAGLRISPEQWSSLLYGDLVHKSHMQSIIDKLQSPESFAKSVQELTIVLQRTGDPANLASLRPHLELLANIDHNPDDIAPSWEELESVMLAVKLVVHGLVEFIQNFSKKSHDTPQPQTNSKYKTSMCRDLRLQGGCPRGTNCTFAHTQDELEKFRLRNKKSCSVGRTVPLVLGKTFALDSTLLNDLPAQTHNGTAESPESLAEEVSGRNHTHLISRAADIMEESKRTVPSRSIVSSTNSASEQFSPPRAPVSHSSTSPPSNTASRAEGGNHLSKHIPFIMRAQLPSQASELYFQENHATFDPGHYQPGSCSYYPSPLHPPHKHCMARFLRSSNVLESPLPPSLGPSTTLYPGDPQTPHPPTTSSAGYGPHPSRDRIGPHAFHHHPGQPSYAPPHGIYAPLYDTRRVWRPQLYHREDARSNSLPPEVLHSSVYQPPLRERFNSLDSNYCSSSEHRAGLHRDFGRVPLGYEDLFRRKQEQWAHHHHHHSASRPSQSSPIFTIDFGTEHVESGGGQCVGCRMRSDSHYSPWSCGTMGRRLSPFEPEAVTQTPPLACADQQEIDHNSSGGGTAVGKRWIHTLDHYRRLKEEDPIIPFSEGPIISKWGAISRASRTDYHTTDPVQATACQRSSSTTPVSFKDYNPHLEHNEYRWGSRGSDSSSHSSFLESEQLCVSKSLDRRTSVSSGEQILSDCPTHPRAYSQHQTSEQESCEPEPEHDIELDLCSMDLEDSDRAQDKTQESLHLLPTPCSSPLLTSNMEDLHQTDGPSAEKMDSHLLKKMAFRKSLSPGALVSGSPGVSKLLLRTGPHRLGDSSPVSCPENQAELVLNRS, from the exons ATGCCAGTGCAGGCGGCCCAGTGGACAGAGTTCTTGTCTTGTCCCATCTGCTATAATGAATTTGACAGTGGTAGCCACAAGCCCATCAGCCTGGGCTGCTCACACACCGTATGTAAGACTTGTCTGCACAAACTGCACAGGAAAGCATGTCCATTTGATCAAACCCCAATCAGCACGGACATCGACCTGCTGCCTGTTAACTGTGCGCTGTTGCAGCTGGTTGGGGCGCAA ATTTCAGTCGTGCAACCGGTGAGTCTGAAGACAGCAGCCGAAGTTGCGCACTATGAGGTGTGCAGGGTGTGTGTCGAAGAGCTGGCTCTGTACCTTAAACCCATCAATGGCACCAAGG GCATGGCGTCAGTAAGTCCAAGTGCGCTGAGTCGGCCCATGCAGAGGAAGCTTGTGACTCTGGTGAACTGccagctggtggaggaggagggtcgTGTGCGGGCAGTGCGTGCAGGTCGCTCGCTGGGCGAACGGACTGTCACTGAGCTAATCCTGCAACATCAGAACCCCCAGCAGCTCTCTGCTAACCTCTGGGCTGCAGTGAGGGCTCGGGGTTGCCAGTTTCTTGGTCCCG CTATGCAGGAAGATGCACTGAAGTTGGTTCTACTTGCTCTAGAAGATGGCTCGGCTCTTTCCAGAAaagtgcttgttttgtttgtggtcCAAAAGTTAGAGGCTCGATTCCCACAGGCCTCAAAAACCAGCATTGGCCATGTGGTGCAGCTCCTGTACAGAGCCTCCTGCTTCAAG GTGACAAAGAGAGACGAAGACTCCTCTCTGATGCAGCTTAAGGAAGAATTTCGGACGTACGAGGCTCTCAGGAGAGAACATGACGCTCAGATTGTCCACATTGCCATGGAAGCTGGTCTTCGGATTTCACCTGAGCAATGGTCATCTCTGCTGTATGGAGACTTGGTCCATAAGTCCCACATGCAGTCCATCATAGACAAG TTGCAGTCTCCAGAGTCATTTGCGAAAAGTGTTCAGGAGTTGACGATCGTTCTGCAGAGGACTGGGGACCCTGCCAACCTGGCGAGTCTCAGACCTCACTTGGAGCTTCTGGCCAACATTGACCACAACCCCG ATGACATAGCACCATCCTGGGAGGAGCTGGAAAGTGTGATGTTGGCCGTGAAGCTGGTGGTGCACGGGCTTGTGGAGTTTATCCAGAACTTCAGCAAAAAAAGTCATGACACTCCACAG CCACAGACCAACAGCAAGTACAAGACCAGCATGTGCAGAGACCTTCGTCTGCAGGGAGGATGTCCAAGAGGGACCAACTGCACGTTTGCACACACGCAGGATGAGCTAGAGAA ATTCAGATTACGGAACAAGAAGAGCTGCAGTGTTGGTCGAACTGTCCCGTTAGTTTTGGGCAAAACCTTTGCTCTAGACAGCACGCTACTCAATGACCTGCCAGCACAGACCCATAATGGTACTGCAGAGAGTCCTGAGTCGCTGGCGGAGGAAGTATCTGGTCGAAATCACACGCATCTGATCTCCAGAGCTGCTGACATAATGGAGGAAAGTAAAAGAACAGTGCCAAGCAGATCAATCGTCTCTTCCACCAACAGTGCCTCGGAGCA GTTTTCTCCTCCCAGAGCTCCTGTCAGCCATTCATCGACGTCGCCTCCATCAAACACCGCCAGTCGGGCTGAAGGTGGAAATCATCTGTCCAAACATATTCCCTTTATAATGCGTGCACAACTTCCATCTCAGGCATCAGAACTTTATTTCCAGGAGAACCATGCGACGTTTGATCCGGGACACTATCAGCCTGGCT CTTGCTCCTACTACCCTTCTCCTCTCCATCCACCTCACAAACACTGCATGGCTCGGTTCCTCAGATCCTCCAACGTGCTTGAATCCCCGCTACCTCCTTCCCTTGGCCCTAGTACTACTCTTTACCCAGGTGATCCCCAAACGCCACATCCACCGACCACATCATCTGCTGGATATGGACCACATCCATCCAGAGATCGGATTGGACCCCATGCCTTTCACCATCATCCTGGTCAGCCATCGTATGCCCCTCCACATGGTATTTACGCACCTCTCTATGACACCAGGAGAGTATGGAGGCCACAG TTGTACCACAGAGAAGATGCTCGTAGTAATTCTCTGCCTCCAGAGGTTTTACATTCCTCTGTCTATCAGCCACCGCTCAGGGAGAGATTCAACTCTCTAGATAGCAACTACTGCTCCAGTTCTGAACACCGTGCAGGACTACACAGA GACTTTGGCCGGGTCCCACTGGGCTATGAGGATCTGTTCAGAAGGAAACAGGAGCAGTGGGcgcatcatcaccaccatcacagTGCCAGTAGACCTTCACAGTCCTCCCCAATATTCACCATTGATTTTGGAACTGAG CATGTGGAGAGTGGAGGAGGCCAGTGTGTGGGGTGCAGGATGCGAAGCGACTCTCACTATTCTCCTTGGTCCTGTGGCACCATGGGCCGTCGTCTCAGCCCATTTGAACCTGAAGCAGTTACGCAAACACCCCCTCTTGCCTGTGCCGACCAACAG GAAATAGACCATAACAGTAGCGGAGGTGGTACTGCTGTTGGAAAGCGATGGATCCACACGTTAGATCACTACCGGCGTTTAAAAGAGGAAGACCCAATTATTCCCTTCAGTGAGGGACCCATTATCTCCAAATGGGGGGCCATATCAAGGGCTTCTCGGACGGACTACCACACCACGGATCCTGTCCAAGCCACAGCTTGCCAGCGAAGCTCCAGCACCACACCAGTCAGCTTTAAAG ATTACAACCCACACCTGGAACACAATGAGTACAGGTGGGGCTCCAGAGGATCAGACTCATCCAGCCACTCCAGTTTCCTTGAGAG TGAGCAGCTTTGTGTGTCCAAGTCGCTGGATCGTCGCACATCTGTTAGCAGTGGGGAACAAATCCTGTCCGACTGTCCGACGCATCCAAGAGCGTACAGCCAGCACCAAACCTCCGAACAAGAGTCGTGTGAACCAGAACCTGAACATGACATTGAACTTGATCTCTGCTCCATGGATTTGGAGGACTCGGACCGGGCACAAGACAAGACTCAG